The Hyphomicrobium sp. MC1 genome window below encodes:
- a CDS encoding flagellar hook protein FlgE: MGLYGVMTTSVSGMSVQSDRMGTVADNIANINTTGYKGASTEFATLIAEGSVAEYVPGSVSTIARRAVSQQGDFTYTKSPTDLAVSGNGFFMVESDSGTPFLTRAGNFVPDSNGDLVNAAGFKLLGYNLLDGSSSSVVNSAAGLQVVSTSSLGLKATPSTSGKFGVNLPADADITAAANLPAANAATAEYAGKTSIVTYDNLGHQVTLDVYSAKTADNTWQITVYNAAGATNGGFPYAAGSQLTTTNVTFDGTTGALTSTSPQALSFNIPNGSTFSLDISKMTQLAASYSPQTGAEAPSANGSPPSAVDRLEISDEGIVTAVYKDGSRVDAFKIPLATVASPDNLTAISGNVYATNKESGDLQLGTANESGRGKIISGALESSTVDLASELTTMVQAQRNYTANSKVFQTGTELLDVLVNLVR; encoded by the coding sequence ATGGGTCTTTACGGAGTAATGACTACCAGCGTCTCGGGCATGTCTGTCCAGTCTGACCGTATGGGTACGGTTGCGGACAACATCGCAAATATCAACACCACTGGTTACAAAGGCGCATCAACGGAATTTGCAACGCTCATCGCGGAAGGCAGCGTCGCCGAGTATGTGCCGGGTTCCGTTTCGACCATCGCTCGCCGGGCGGTCTCCCAGCAGGGAGACTTCACCTACACGAAGTCGCCGACCGACCTCGCGGTCAGCGGCAACGGGTTCTTTATGGTCGAAAGCGATTCTGGAACGCCCTTCCTGACGCGTGCAGGCAATTTCGTTCCGGACTCCAATGGCGATCTGGTGAACGCTGCAGGGTTCAAGCTGCTCGGCTACAACCTTTTGGACGGCAGCTCGAGTTCCGTCGTAAACAGTGCCGCCGGCCTTCAGGTCGTGAGCACGAGCAGCCTTGGCCTGAAGGCAACGCCTTCGACAAGCGGCAAGTTCGGCGTAAACCTCCCTGCTGACGCGGACATTACTGCCGCGGCCAACCTCCCGGCTGCGAACGCCGCGACGGCGGAATATGCCGGCAAGACCTCGATCGTCACTTACGATAACCTCGGCCATCAAGTGACGCTCGACGTCTATTCCGCGAAAACGGCCGATAACACCTGGCAGATAACCGTATACAACGCGGCCGGCGCGACCAACGGTGGCTTCCCCTACGCTGCGGGATCGCAGTTGACGACGACGAACGTGACGTTCGACGGCACGACTGGCGCATTGACCTCGACGAGCCCGCAAGCGCTGAGCTTCAACATCCCCAATGGCTCAACATTCTCGCTCGACATCAGCAAGATGACACAGCTGGCGGCGAGCTATTCGCCCCAGACCGGCGCCGAAGCACCGAGCGCAAATGGCAGTCCTCCGTCTGCTGTTGACCGTCTTGAGATCAGCGACGAAGGCATCGTGACGGCAGTCTACAAGGACGGTTCACGCGTTGACGCATTCAAGATTCCATTGGCGACCGTCGCGAGCCCAGACAATCTCACGGCGATCTCCGGGAACGTCTACGCCACGAACAAGGAGTCCGGAGATTTGCAGCTCGGCACCGCTAACGAGAGCGGTCGTGGCAAAATCATCTCTGGCGCATTGGAAAGCAGCACCGTCGATCTTGCTTCCGAGCTGACGACGATGGTCCAGGCGCAACGCAACTACACTGCAAACTCGAAAGTGTTTCAGACCGGTACCGAACTCCTGGACGTACTCGTCAACCTCGTTCGGTGA
- a CDS encoding PilZ domain-containing protein, giving the protein MSKTTFEKFMSSFQTEVLIPESIEADDKRRDGIRRIARQHVALNFRGMRLICDLVDLSESGAKISVGDGIVPNVGDRIALTLFDGTMLDGTVTWLRDKHLGVEFLYPVPNVDERLDFEDLGREFFGRAVTLQKSTRRP; this is encoded by the coding sequence ATGAGTAAGACCACGTTTGAAAAGTTCATGAGCAGCTTTCAGACCGAGGTCCTGATTCCGGAAAGCATCGAGGCCGACGACAAGCGGCGCGACGGCATCCGGCGCATAGCTCGCCAGCACGTCGCTTTAAACTTTCGCGGCATGCGGCTCATCTGCGACCTCGTCGACTTATCGGAATCCGGAGCAAAAATTAGCGTCGGGGACGGAATCGTCCCGAACGTCGGTGACAGAATCGCGCTAACGCTCTTCGATGGCACAATGCTCGATGGCACAGTGACATGGCTACGCGACAAACATCTGGGCGTAGAGTTTCTCTATCCGGTTCCCAACGTCGATGAACGACTCGACTTTGAAGATCTCGGTCGGGAATTTTTCGGCAGAGCCGTAACGCTGCAAAAGTCGACGCGACGGCCGTGA
- a CDS encoding molecular chaperone DnaJ — protein sequence MTSRESIPSDFESIIDSLFGHDDRPAGVSRPNRLSIDGLEAAWALAAASRGGVGNSQVPPKHPYAFDEQSSISADPLLDPNKILIELGLDANFSEADIATLRREFALRNHPDRVQSDLRELATQRMMIANDLMDRYVARLKKSEH from the coding sequence ATGACATCACGGGAATCCATTCCGTCCGATTTTGAATCGATCATTGACAGCTTGTTCGGTCATGACGATCGGCCCGCCGGTGTATCACGCCCCAATCGCCTTTCCATCGACGGTTTAGAGGCGGCGTGGGCCTTGGCGGCTGCTTCTCGCGGTGGCGTGGGAAATTCTCAAGTCCCTCCGAAACATCCCTATGCCTTCGATGAGCAAAGCAGCATCAGCGCAGATCCGTTGCTCGATCCGAATAAAATCTTAATTGAACTTGGACTCGACGCAAATTTTTCCGAAGCTGACATCGCGACACTGCGGCGAGAATTTGCACTTAGAAATCATCCGGATCGTGTGCAGTCCGATCTCAGGGAGCTTGCGACACAGCGCATGATGATCGCCAATGATCTCATGGATCGCTACGTTGCGCGGTTGAAAAAGAGTGAACACTGA
- a CDS encoding flagellar hook-length control protein FliK — MTAAVGSAASGGAEALLQSVSGKASNGYRGHLKQTDENDPKSEGATQSAPRDDVDAAATHVDKTRKTSQRKHGKGKSDDDDSSFEDAFDSVGQDQAKEAVSKSTNGAGTSPDLTSAQLTPNQTPATNTVSLTTNADTSQAPVRSAALMQQRSILALMDAKNRIFANSGDLKADDGTVNVTVDHDAIPQDTNELVPVAINRRETHWNFNSDAMTSVASQLSAMNTDKAAPSAAAVLAQTVASVTTAKEQKPDVKLSGDAPQSVAQPTIAAANTDQNANASLNNDSGNKSDTQSQSHTEIASEAAKKTEKPDAASSLDQIFATSKTSNAIAANVSNQVRDGVITSLASTATDASAATSSVDVPTRATTAPVLRTLDLTLSPADLGSVRLRLSLSSNSLSIEAEASKASTAKLLNDDRPNLERGLKDAGYDISSMKITDTSASSTMSSNGWQTNGSPSRDGDPSRSGFMGRQDGEMQRRDGSPSDQAQRRPRESTQQPASAEVAGVRSGNAVYI, encoded by the coding sequence ATGACGGCAGCAGTTGGAAGCGCCGCATCTGGCGGAGCCGAAGCTCTCCTGCAATCCGTATCGGGAAAAGCATCGAACGGATATCGCGGTCACCTCAAGCAGACGGATGAGAACGATCCCAAGTCGGAAGGCGCGACCCAGAGCGCGCCGCGCGATGATGTCGATGCTGCTGCGACGCATGTCGATAAGACGCGAAAGACGTCGCAGCGAAAGCATGGCAAGGGCAAATCGGATGACGACGATAGCTCGTTCGAGGATGCTTTCGACAGCGTCGGCCAGGATCAAGCGAAAGAGGCGGTCTCGAAATCAACCAACGGAGCAGGAACATCTCCGGATCTCACGTCGGCGCAGCTGACGCCGAATCAAACGCCAGCGACGAATACCGTTTCCTTGACAACCAACGCCGATACGTCTCAGGCTCCGGTCCGGTCAGCAGCCTTGATGCAGCAGAGAAGCATTCTCGCTCTCATGGATGCAAAAAACAGAATCTTCGCAAATTCCGGCGACCTAAAAGCCGACGATGGGACTGTTAATGTCACCGTCGACCACGACGCCATTCCGCAAGATACAAACGAGCTTGTGCCGGTTGCGATCAATCGACGGGAGACGCATTGGAACTTCAATTCCGACGCCATGACGAGCGTCGCGTCGCAGCTCTCGGCTATGAATACGGATAAGGCTGCGCCATCCGCGGCCGCCGTTCTGGCTCAGACAGTTGCTTCGGTCACCACGGCAAAGGAACAGAAGCCGGACGTCAAATTATCGGGCGACGCGCCGCAGTCCGTAGCGCAGCCGACAATCGCAGCGGCAAATACCGATCAGAATGCGAATGCATCGCTTAACAACGACAGCGGAAACAAGAGCGATACGCAATCTCAGTCGCATACGGAAATAGCTTCAGAGGCGGCCAAGAAGACGGAAAAGCCGGATGCTGCGTCGTCCCTCGACCAGATTTTTGCAACCAGCAAAACGTCCAACGCCATCGCGGCTAACGTCAGCAATCAGGTTCGCGACGGCGTAATCACGAGCTTGGCATCGACTGCGACCGACGCCAGCGCAGCAACATCATCCGTCGACGTGCCGACGCGGGCAACCACAGCGCCCGTTCTGCGCACGCTCGATCTAACGTTGTCGCCGGCGGATCTTGGTTCGGTCAGGCTCCGTCTGAGTCTCAGTTCGAATTCATTGTCGATCGAAGCCGAAGCATCGAAGGCGTCGACAGCCAAGCTTCTCAACGACGATCGGCCGAATCTCGAACGCGGCTTGAAAGATGCAGGCTATGACATCTCAAGTATGAAGATTACGGATACTTCCGCCAGTAGCACCATGAGTTCGAACGGTTGGCAGACGAACGGTTCCCCGTCTCGTGATGGAGATCCATCGCGTTCGGGCTTCATGGGCCGGCAAGATGGCGAGATGCAAAGACGTGATGGATCGCCGTCCGATCAGGCCCAACGTCGCCCCAGAGAATCCACTCAGCAGCCGGCGTCGGCTGAAGTTGCCGGCGTCAGGTCCGGCAACGCAGTCTATATCTAG
- a CDS encoding MotB family protein: MSDGREDVSSQPLVIVRRRRNTEEPHHGGVWKIAYADFMTAMMAFFLVMWLINAADKKTIVQVAAYFNPMRLTDRYAAPKGIEDLVETQSKHSDEKSKRGFEKQVVDDASKRQADRDSKENSGDAKDDASHESSVGSGGKSSEELREMALFDNPGNLLEKLADEARASQSTTAASPSDGNIDDPFDRINRKAGKSDVRLKPAPQAAPIVPEHPSNVARALPAENVKPVTQDPKQQLSARASMDDVGDKPKQQDTITKQTPATLDQAKKEDKTHDKDHDKDQDAKDLRDQIGKAVADISRELPMIDVKATPEGLLISLTDDANFGMFEVGSAKPRSELVLVMEQIGRVLSSKKGDIVLRGHTDSRPYKSRVYDNWRLSAARAQMAYYMLLRGGVDESRVVAIEGRADRDPKVPDDTLAAANRRIDILIKEDKK; encoded by the coding sequence ATGAGCGACGGCCGCGAAGACGTATCATCGCAACCTCTCGTCATTGTCCGTCGCCGGCGCAATACGGAAGAACCGCATCACGGTGGCGTCTGGAAGATCGCATATGCCGATTTTATGACGGCCATGATGGCGTTTTTTCTCGTCATGTGGCTGATCAATGCTGCCGACAAAAAAACCATCGTGCAGGTCGCCGCCTACTTCAATCCGATGCGTTTGACCGATCGTTACGCGGCGCCGAAAGGCATTGAAGATCTCGTCGAGACGCAGTCGAAACACTCTGACGAGAAAAGTAAGCGCGGATTCGAAAAGCAGGTCGTCGATGACGCCTCGAAACGGCAGGCCGATCGCGACAGCAAAGAAAACAGCGGTGACGCCAAAGACGACGCCTCGCACGAATCGAGTGTCGGATCGGGGGGCAAGAGCTCAGAAGAGCTTCGCGAGATGGCGCTCTTCGACAATCCTGGTAACTTGCTTGAAAAACTCGCTGACGAGGCACGCGCAAGTCAGTCTACGACGGCAGCCAGCCCATCAGACGGCAATATTGACGATCCGTTCGATCGCATCAATCGCAAGGCCGGAAAGTCAGATGTCAGGTTGAAGCCTGCGCCCCAAGCAGCGCCGATCGTGCCGGAGCACCCCTCCAACGTGGCGCGCGCCCTGCCCGCAGAAAACGTAAAACCGGTTACGCAGGACCCAAAGCAGCAGCTCTCCGCGCGAGCATCAATGGATGATGTCGGCGATAAGCCGAAGCAGCAGGACACCATCACAAAGCAAACCCCTGCAACTTTGGATCAGGCAAAGAAAGAAGATAAGACGCACGACAAGGATCACGACAAAGATCAGGACGCAAAAGACCTGCGGGACCAGATCGGCAAAGCCGTCGCGGACATTTCACGCGAACTGCCGATGATCGACGTGAAAGCGACGCCCGAAGGATTACTCATCAGTCTGACGGACGATGCCAATTTCGGCATGTTTGAGGTCGGTTCGGCGAAGCCGCGCTCAGAACTCGTCCTTGTCATGGAGCAAATCGGTCGTGTCTTGAGCAGCAAGAAGGGCGATATCGTCCTTCGCGGCCATACGGATTCGCGTCCATACAAGAGCCGGGTCTATGACAACTGGCGCCTTTCCGCTGCTCGCGCTCAAATGGCCTATTACATGCTTCTGCGTGGCGGCGTCGACGAATCTCGCGTCGTCGCCATCGAAGGTCGTGCGGACCGCGATCCGAAAGTGCCCGACGACACTCTCGCGGCCGCCAACCGCCGCATCGATATCCTCATTAAAGAGGATAAGAAATGA